The Atribacter laminatus genome contains the following window.
CGGTTGTTACCCTAAGTTCACCAATGAACTGAGCAATTAATTCTATATTCTCCTCTGAATCATTCAATCCCTTCACTAACATCGATTCAGTAATAATCTGACCGGTAAAATTTTTAGCAAAAGCTTTCAAACCAAAGATAAATTCCTCCCAATTTAACTCATCAACAGGTTGGTTAACCTGTTTCCAAACAGCCGGGGATCCACTGTCAATTTTAAGAGAAACTAAGTCACAGTTCGATAAAGAATTTCGTATTCGTTCATTTCTCAGCAAAGTGCCATTGGTGATCACGGCAATTTTTATCTTGAGGTCTCGAAGCAAATCGATGGTTTCACCAAGATTTTTATCTAAGGTTGGTTCGCCATCGGCAACAAAAGTCAGATAATCAATTTTTTCATTTTTTTCCAATAATCTTTGCAGCTTCTCCTGAACTGATTGAAATATTTGATTTGGCGAATAATAGTCAGCAGCTTTTAAATGCTGATACCGTGTTTCTCCTAATTGGCAATATACACAGTTATAAGGACAGTGTTTAAAAGGGATATTGTTTATGCCCAGGCTTCTTCCTAACCGTCGTGATGGAACTGGTCCAAAAACTATCATATTGGTTTGCTCTTTCTTTTATTTTTAGAATAAAAACAACTCACATTAAAATTTTAAAACCATTCAACTATAGTCCCAACTCCCGCATGAATACAATTGGTTCCATAGATCTCATGAGCAAGGTCAATACCAGCAAAACCAGTACAATGACAAGGAGCAATCTTTTCTACTCCCATTTTTTTCAAGTTTTGAAAAATTGATTGTATCTCATCATCATCGCTATGGCAAAGATGAAATCCGCCCAAAGCCGCACCAATGGTTTGACCTGTAACATCTATTGCAGTTGATATCATTTTTTCCAATCCCGGATGACAACATCCTCCGATAAAAAGAGCCTTCTCCCTACCTCGAGCAGCTAACCCTTGCTCAGGAATAATACCTTTGATTTCACCAGTAGAAAAAAGCCCGGGAAGAATCTCCATTCCTTTGGTTACCTCTTTTAATAATAACCTCGGAGCAGGAAAATTTTCTCGAAAAGCTGTGGTAAAAGAAGGAAGGATTAAAATCTCCAAATCATTTCGAAAAGATACCATTGTCTTCGCTCCACCAACATGGTCATAATGTTCATGAGAAAGAATTACCTTTTCAATGGTTGATGGATCTATATTTAACTGTTTCATGTTTTGAAGCAAGAGAGGACCACTTTCTCCGGTATCAAAAAGTACTCTTCTCCCTTCATGATTTTCAACTAGGCAAGAAAAGCCGTGGGAAGAAAGGAGGTCGTCTCGGGTTGTTTGATTGTCATATAAAATTGTCATAGTAAAGAATGGATGTTGCATTTTATTCACTCCGTTCGGGAATTGACTGTCTGGAAAAAATTTACTAACTGATTCCATATGTTCAATATCTGCTGAGAAAAAATACTATTTGGATTATATTCATAAGTAGATAAACCAATAGTCATTGACTTTACAACATCATCACTAAAGGGGATTTCAGCTACTAAAGGAAGGTTATTATCCTGGCAAAATTTCTTAATTTTATTGGTATTTTCTAAGCTTAAATCAGATTTATTCACCACTACCCATGCTTCTATCTGGAAATGTTTAGCTAATGCCCATATTCTTCCCAAATCATGAATTCCGCTTAAAGTGGGTTCGGTCACTAAAAGAGCTAAATCACAACCGGTGATGCTAGCAATGACTGGACATCCAATGCCGGGTGCACCATCGATTAATATAAATTCAACCCCTTTTTCTTTGGCATATTGTTCAGCTTTTTCACGAATTGCTGTAACCATCTTTCCGGAGTTTTCTCCACCGGGTAGCAATCTCCCATGATAAAGGTTGTTTTTCCACCGGGTTATCGATGCCGATAGATAGCCACTGGTATGAGGTTCCATGGTAATGGCTTCAACCAAACAAAGGTAGGCACAAAGCCCACATCCTTCACACTTAATAGGATCGACATATGGGTAATCTAAAGATAGAGATATGGCATCAAATTGACAGGGACCCAAACAAGCTAAACACTGCTGGCATCGATCGGGATGAACCAGAGCTTTTTTGCTTGAAACAAAAGATTGATGAAAAAATTGTTCAGGATCAGCAACTAATGCTAAGTTAGGAGCATCAACATCGGCATCGACGAGAACCGCTCTCTTTTTTGCCAATGATGCTAATGAGGCGGTTACTGATGTCTTACCGGTGCCACCCTTCCCACTCAATATCGCAATTTGTTTCATAATTAAAACTCCTCTGGGTACTCAAATTTGTTTCTATCCAATAAATATAGTGAGAAGTAAATTGTGAGTAGTAAATAGTACAAATAATCACTCTCATACCAACCTTCTCCCATTTTCTTTTTTCCTCTCCCCTGGCGGAAGAACCATTTCTCTCTTTTTTCCTCTCCCCTGGTGGGAGAGGATTAAGGTGAGGGGGGAAACTTGGATATCTTCTGAAAGCTTCATTTTAAAACACCAACCCTGGATCTGAATCCAGGGTTTTCATCCTCATCCTAACCTTCTCCCAACAAGGAAGAAGAATTGAAGCCTAATTCTTGGTTTCTATTCTTTTAAAAATCGCTAAAAGCTCTTGAGCATAATTGTTTTCTCCATCTATAAGGGTCATGCCTTGAGCGTATTTTTCTCCAATCGACTTTTCAAATGGTATTCTCCCTAAAATTTCAATACCTTTTTCCCGACAAAAAACTTCGGTTTTATTTCCGTCTAAACCATGTTTATTGATGATAACCCCAAATGGAATATGAAGTTCTTCGATAACGGCAACTGCCATTTTAAGGTCTGAGAAACCAAAAGGTGTTGGCTCAGTAACCAATAAACAATAGTCAGTATCTTCAACCGCTGCTACGAGTGCACAACCTGTTCCAGGTGGACAATCAATAATAATAACTTGATTCGACTCTTGGGGAAGATTCTTTTTTAAAACATTAATAATCACAGGAGATCTCGGCTCCCCAATATTCAGAATTCCTCGTCTAAAATCAATACCATCCGAAGTCTTCCCCTTTTCTATTGTACCTTTTATCGTTTGATCCTTTTCAATGGCTGCCTGTGGGCAAACCACCCGACATCCTTGACAGCTATGACAAAGCTCCGGGAAAAAAAGTATTTTCTTGTTCACTAAAGCCAACGCATTATAGGCACAAAATTCAACACATTTTCCACAACCATCACATCGATCTTCTATCACCAAAGGAGTAAACGAGGTTACGGTTTGGTTCTCAAAAAAGTCGGGTTTTAAAAAAAAATGAGCGTTTGGTGCTTCTACGTCTGCATCAAGAAATATTACCGACTTTGATCGCGAAATAGTTTGTGCCAAACTCGTCGCGATTAGTGTTTTGCCGGTTCCTCCTTTTCCGCTGGCTACCGCAATTTTCATGATGGTGTTATACCTTCTCGAACCATATTTGTTCCACATTGCGGACACTTAACCTGAAAACAGGGGACGCCTGGTTGGTGTGGAACTTTGGTTCCACACTGTGGACATACACAAACTCCACCCGGACCGGCTCCTGCTCCACCTCCTCGTCCCATCCCTTTTCCTCCACCACCTGAAGATCGATTCCCTAATCCACGCATCGTTTTATCCTCCTTTTCAACTATTTCAAACCAAAATGAGAAGAAACATTCGCTTGAGTTGTAGGAGTCAACTTCCCATTTTTAAAATCATTAAGTGCCGATTCTCCCGTCCCGCTATTATTAATATAGACTTTAATTCCTGCCTCATTCAATACTTTTGAGGCATTGGGACCCATATTTCCTGTTAGGATTGCTTTAACTCCTCGATCAACCATAAACTGAGCGGTTTGAATTCCAGCTCCACCTCCCGCCGAAATCTGCGGATTGGGAATGGCTTCTACCTCATTTGTTTCATCATCGACAATTAAAAAATACTGGCATCGGCCAAATCTGGGATCGAGGTCATCTTTAAGAGTCTTTCCTTGCGAAGTAATTACGATTTTCATAATATATCCTTCCTTCCTTCGTGGATTCATATGAGAAGGAGTTTATTCTCCCTCTCGCCATCTTCCTTTCGGTATTTTCTTCCTGGTGGAAAAACTCACCTTCTTGCTATCCTCTCTTCTGTTCGTAAAGAAAAAAGGTGAAGCGGAAAAGCCTATTTTCAATCCTTTGTGGCACCACACCTGTGGTATGAGAGTTTATCCTGAAAATACCGGAACCAATTTTATAACTAACTCTTTAAGAACAACCAACCAGAACCTCAACCAAGGCTTTCACCCTCATCCTCACCTTCTCCCATTAAGGGAGAAGAACTCTGAATCGTCATTGCGAGGACGTGGCAATCTCTTAGGTATAATATTTTTCATTTTTCTTCTCCCTATGTATTAAGTGTGAAAATTTTTTACATCACCCCTTCGTGGGAGAGGGTTAGGGTGAGGGGGCAACCTATTTTCATCCTCATCTAACACTGTTAATTACCATAAAGGTTTTCTATGTCTCACTTCACTGTGTTAAACTGTGAATTAATCGTGGTGATGATCACAATCTCCATTCCCTGAGTCTTGTTCATGGGTACATGTACTTTCACCAGCAATGAGAGTCCCTTTCTGTAACTTTTTTATAACTTCATCAATTGGTCCTTCTGCTCCAAGATAGACATCAATTCCTACTTCTTGAAAAAGATTTTGTGCCCGAGGACCCATACCTCCAGCTACGATCGCATTAACTCCGCCTTTGCGAAGATATTGAGGTAGAAATCCTGGTTCATGACCGGGATTCTCAATAACTTCTTGAGCTATGACTTTTCCATCTTCTAAATCAATAATGGTATAGGTTGCGCAACGACCAAAATGCGGTGATACCTGGTTTCCATCGGTTGATATAGCAATCCTTATCATGAAAAAACCTCCCAATGTTAGGGTATGGAGGAGAGGGAAATTAATTTCCCTCTCCCTATCTTGTTCTACGAATTTTCTTTTGGTTGGCTTTTTTGAAGTTCTCCAATCCGCTTGTCGATTTCCTCCAGTTGTTGCTTGAGAAATTCAGCCTGTTCTTTTAATACTTCTGCTTCTTCCTGTGGATTTGTTGGCGGCGGAACATTTCCCCAAGCAGGCGCAAATGGCGGATTATAATATTGGGCTCTTGACCATCCGGGAAGTCCGGTTGCATAGTACCAGTTTCTCCAACCACGACCGCCTCCTCGGCCAAACCAACCACGTCCAAACCCAAATCTTCCAAACGCTGGATTCATGTATCCTGGTACATCATAACCAGCACAATATCCAGCTGCTCTCCCCGTCATGGGCCCCATGCCCATTGGTCCGGTTCCATCTCCTCTTGGCATATCAAAATACCTCCTTTATTTAATCAACAATAATAGCCTCTCGGTGAGTAATAATATCCCATTGGTCCTATTAAAGGATAGCCGTACTGGGCTCTTGCCCATCCGGGAATCCCGGTAGCGTAATACAAATGTCGCCACCCACGACCTCTCCCCCTACCAAACCGACCCAGAAAACGTCCACCGAAATACCTCGGTGAACCTCTTAACCAAAACTGGTTAAGATGAGGACCAAGAGAGGTTACACAATAACCTCTTCCCCATCCAGTCATCGGTCCTAAACCTAAAGGTCCGGTGCCATCAAGTCCGGGCATCTAATACACCTCCCTTTTATTGCTATTGAAAACCATTTTCATTTATAAAATAAAAAAAATCTATGATTTATTCAACTGACAGTTTTCACATAAGCCATAAAACTGAATAAGGTGTTTATGAATCTGGAAATGATATTTCTCAGCAAGCCCTTTTTCAGTTCGATCCAGCAATTCTTTTTCTTCATCAATAAAATCTGTATAATCTATAATTCGACCACATTCGGTACAAACCAAATGATGATGATGATGAAAACCATCCGGTCCTTCCGAAAGCTCGTATCGTGTTCGACCGTCACCAAAATCAAATTTATAGACAATCCCCATATTGACTAAAATTTCTAAGGTTCGATAGACCGTAGTGAGTCCAATATTATCATTGTTATACTTTTGTCGCAGGGTTAGATAAATGTCCTCAGCACTGGGATGTTTCGTTGTTTTACTGAGAATATCGATAATTGCTAGGCGAGGCGACGTTAACCGTAAGCCTGCTCCTTCAAATTTCCCTCGCCACCAGCATTTACGCATTTTCTATGAGCTCCTTTTATTAATCTTATTGAAAATGGTTTTCATTATTGGTTATATTATCAGACCTTTCTATCCTTTTGTCAAGAGATAATTATGGGGTTTAAGGTTCTTTTTATAAAAATTAAAATCTTGATATATGATAGCAGTAGATGAGGATGAAAATGATCTTTCTTGATGAGAGAGGGTGAGGATGATGGTGATATGTATTTTCCGGATAAACAAATAATACCTACATCATAATAAAAACTGATTATTATCGTATAATATGAAAACGAATTTATAAATCTCTGAAAATAATGAATATTTAGTTAAGGATGGATCAAAAATGGACATAAAAAACCTTAGAAAAAATCTACAACAAGGTAAAATCGTTGTAGGAAGTGAAGTTAACGAAGTTCGCTCCCCAGCCATTGCCGAAATATATGCAGCCGCTGGGTTGGATTTTATTGTCGTTGATATGGAACATACTTCATTTACAATTTCAGAAGCTTCTCAAATATATCGAATGGCAAGAAATTGTGGTATTGCTCCAATAGTTCGTATTCCAGCCATCGATTATGAAGTAATTTGCCGAAATCTTGACCAAGGCGCTCGAGGGATCGTCGTTCCTCGAATTACTTCTGCCGAAGAAGTCCTTCAAGTCATTGAAATGATGAAATATCCTCCTAAAGGGAAAAGAGGTCTTTACCCGGGAGGAACTGCCACTGGCTATTGTCCAACTTCTCCAGCTGACTTTATTCAAGATCAAAATGATACGACTTTGCTCATTGTTCAAATTGAAAACCAGCAAGCGGTTCAGAACCTCGACAGCATTCTTTCCATCCCTGAAATCGATGTGATTCTAATCGGCCCGGCCGATCTTTCTCTTTCAATAGGTCATCCCTGTGAATTCATCCATGAAGACGTCCTTTTATTAATTAGAAAGGTGATTCAAAGGTGTCGGGATTTTAAAATTCCTTCTGGCGTTGCTTATGCCAACCCTAGTTTAGCAAGAAGTTGGATATCGGAAGGAGTGCAATTTTTCTGGGTTAACAGCGACATTAACATGCTTTTAACTGGATCCAAGGCAGTAGTGACGGAAATGCGTAAAAACTGTAATCAATGATGAAGTAGTGAACCTTGAGTTAGATAAACACTGTATATTTGTCTCAAAGGATTAACTATTTTTGTTACACCCGTATCTTCACTTTCTCTTTTGAAGGGAGAAGAAATTTAAACTCTGTAAGTACTTACCCCCTCTAAAGGAGGAAGCAAGTACTTACTTCATTGTTTAATATAGCTATGCATCTTGGCAGTACATTTTTGTTAATGGCATTAAAAAGACCAAAGGTTCTTAAGAGTTCATCATTTTTGTAGTCCTGATTATCCTGTCCACATCGGGGAGGGCTTCAGATTCAAGAGAAGCTGCAAAAGGAACTGGGACATCTGCAGCAGCAATTCTCCGAACCGGAGCATCCAAATAATCAAAACATTCTTCCCCAATCGAAGCTGCGACTTCGGCTCCAAAACCCGAGCTCTTGCAGTCCTCTTCAATTGTTAGACACTTTCCTGTTTTCTGAACTGATTGAAAAATTGTCTCTTTATCAATTGGAGAAAGGGTCTGCAGGTCAATAACCTCGACATCAATCCCTTCCTGAGCAAGCTGATCGGCTGCATCAAGAGCAACATGAACCATTCTCGAGTAGGATATGAAAGTTATATCCCGGCCTTTTTTCATCAGGTTAGCTTTTCCTAAGGGCAAAAGATATTCCTCTTCGGGTACATCTCCTTTTTTCGAATAAAGTAATTTATGTTCAATAAAAACAACCGGATTCGGATTCCGAATTGAAGATTTGAGTAACCCTTTGGCATTATAAGGGGTTGAAGGCATTACAACCATTAAGCCGGGAATATAACAAAATAAATTCTCAAGGCTTTGTGAATGTTGTGCTGCGCTACCAGTTCCCCCTCCTCCCTGAGTTCGAAATACTGCTGGTACTTTTGCCTGCCCACCGGTCATATATCTGATTTTCGCAGCTTGATTGATAATTTGATCCATTGCAATCGTTGTAAAATCTATAAACATAAACTCTACAACGGGTTTCATATCTAACAAAGCTGCTCCAACAGCAATTCCAGCTATTCCGGCTTCGGAAAGTGGACTATTTCTCACCCTTTCAGAACCAAATTCTTTTACTAAGTTTTTGGTTACTCCAAAAGCCCCACCGTGCAAACCAATATCTTCGCCCATAAGAAACACTTTTTCATCACGAATCATTTCTTCACGAAGCGCTTCATTCAATGCTTGCGAAAAGGTAATTTCTCTCATAGTTCTCCTTCTTTCACAAAAATATCGGTTAGTAATTCTTCTTTTGGCGGCTCCGGACTATCAAAAGCGAATTGAACCGCCTGATCAATTTCTTTTCGTATTTGGCTTCTCATTTGGTCAATGATATCCTGAGTTAAAATATTTCGGTCAAGTAAATCTCTTTCCATTCTTAACAGCGGATCTTTTTGCTTCCACTGTTCCACTTCTTTACTGGATCGGTAAACTTCAGGATCTCCAATATCATGACCTTCGTGTCGATAGGTTTTAGCCTCGATTAATATCGGTCCACCATTTTGCCGGATCTTTTCTACCGCTGTTTTTGTCGTCTCATAAACCTGGAAAAAGTCGTTACCATCGATGGTTATTCCTGAAAATCCATACCCTTCAGCTCTTTTTGCAATATCATCCAATCGACAAACATCACGGATACAGGTACTAATGCCATAAAGATTGTTTTCGCAAATAAATAAAACTGGAAGCTTCCAGATTGAAGCCATGTTCATCGCCTCATGAACCGAACCTTGATTGGTAGCAGCATCGCCAAAGAAACAGGCAACTATTTGGTTACTTTTTTGAAGATGAAGTGCATATCCGGCACCAACGGCAATGGGTGTTCCAGCGCCGACTATCCCGTTAGCTCCTAATATCCCCAAGCTCATATCGGTAATATGCATTGATCCGCCCTTCCCTTTGCAATAACCGGTGCTTTTCCCCAATAGCTCAGCCATCATTTTTTTAACATCGCCACCTTTAGCGATACAATGTCCGTGGCCACGATGGGTACTGGTTATATAATCATCTTTTTGAAGTGCCGAACATACTCCAACTGCAATAGCCTCTTCTCCTAAATACAAATGAACTGGTCCACGAATATAGTTTTTAAGAAATAAATCGAGGACTTTAGATTCAAATAATCGTATTCGAAGCATATTTCGATAGGCATCGATATAAAGTTTTTCTTCCTTAGATAATGACACAATAAAGCCTCCCCAGGTAATTTTCTTTCCTAGAATACAATTTCAACCAAATTCCCTTTATATCCATCTCTCCCTTTGGATAAAGGGAGATAGTTCGGGAATCGATTCGTTACCATTAAATTCAAATCCCCCTTGCCCTCTTTTCTAAAGGAGAAGGTTGATTCTTTAGTATATTTTCATTGTCATCCGATGCTGCTAGGCAGCATGAAGGTCTATCCTGAAAATACCATCTTATAAACTCCCCCATTGAGGGGGGATAAAGGGGGGTGTGCCTTTAATCGGTCATCCTGAGCCCTCGCTTTTTGAGGGCGTGAGGATCTCATCTTTTAAGTTTTTTCTTCATAAATACTTTAAATGATGAGATTCTTACGTCGTCCGGCAAAAACACCGGACTCCTCAGAATGACTAAGTGGATGGTAGAGATTGCCACGTCGCACAAGACGCTCCTCGCAATGACGGAGCGGGCGGGTGAGATTGCCACGTCGCATAGGACGCTCCTCGCAATGACGGAGCAGAAAAAAACTCAAATCTCCCTACCCCTTTGCTAAGGGGGGGGAGATTGGTTCTTGAGTATATATTTTCATCCTCATTTGATGTTGCAAAGCAACATAAGGGCTACCCTGAAAAATCACGGGCATGATAAATCAAGCCCCTACCAAAGAATATAACATTGCAGGGCACAATGTATTGTGCCCATTCTTTAATTCATGTAGCGACATGCCATGGCATGTCGAATCTTGGTTTTTCATCCTCATCTGGTACTGTTAGGCAGCATGACCGTCTATCCAATAAAATAGTGAGAAGCGAATTGTCTAAATTTCCCTCTTATCCCAAATTTCTCCCATCAGGGGAGAAGGAACTCTGAATCATCATTGCGATAGGCAAAACGAGATAGCAATTGCCTCATTAAACTATCCTTTAATGCCTGTCATCGATATTCCTTCTATAAATTTCCTTTGCAAAAATAAAAAGGCAATAATAGTCGGTAAAGATGCGATAATAGATGTTGCCATGATTAAACCATACTCTCTTGCCTCCGCTCCCTCGCTCACTCCCGACATAACACTCGATAACCCGACCGGCAAAGTTATCGAGCTATTACTTTGGGCAATAACCAAAGGCCAGAAAAAATTATTCCAAGAATTGGCTAAAGTTAAAATAACCAGCACGGTTATTGCCGGTATTGAGAGAGGAACAACAACCTTCCAGATCGTAGTCCATTGACTAGCTCCATCAATTTTGGCAGCTTCGTTCAGCTCTCTTGGGATACTTCTAAAAAACTGGGTAAGCAAAAATACCCCTATGGCTTCGGCTGCTTGAGGAAGGATAATCCCGGTTTTGGTATCGATGAGATTCATCCAACGGGTTAACTTATACATAGGAACGGCTGTTGAATAAATGGGAACCATTATGGTAATAAGAACCAGAGCAAAAAGGAAATTTTTCCCTTTAAATTCCATTTTGGCAAAGGCATAAGCAATGAGGATATCACAAAATAAAGTTAGAACAAGAGTAAAGACCGCCGTTACTGCGCTGTTATTCAACCAATTAAACAAAGGCAATAACTCAAAAGCACGTTTATAATTGTCAAGGGTTAATGTATTTGGAATCCAACGTACTTGGCTTTCAAATACCTCCCATTTGGGCTTTAGGGATGTTGAAACCATCCACAAAGTGGGAGCCAGAGCAATAAGAATTAAAACAATCATGACCAAATAGAGAATTACTTTCATCGGTATCGGCGTAGATCTTTTAAGCTTTTCCTGCAACTGGGCTCACCTCTTAATAAACATGATTAATATTAACTCAAAGTCTGTTTATTCACCCTAAATATCCCCATTGAAATAAGGAAAATAACTATAAATAAAACAACACTAATGGTTGAGGAATACCCTAATTTAAACAAACGAAAACCGTTAATGTAAAGATGTTGGACAAGAACCAGAGTGCTGTATCGTGGTCCTCCTCCGGTCATCGTATAAACCTGACCAAAAACTTGTAAAGAATAAATGATGGTAGTAAGAACCACAAAAAAAGTAGTTGACCGAAGACAGGGAATAATAACATGAATTAATCTTCGAAAGGAGCCTGCTCCATCGATTTCGGCAGCTTCCATTAATTCTCGGGGAACATCTTGAAGCCCTGCCAGAAATATCACTGTATTGTATCCAATCGTCCACCAGACCGAAGCCATTACAACTCCCAACATTGCTGTTGAAGATGAAGTGAGCCAGTAAATTGGTTCAATTTTTAATATCATTTGAAGATAATGGTTTAAAATTCCATAATTTCCTTCCAAAATCCATCTCCATAAAGCACCGACAACTGTAACCATTATGATATAAGGCATAAAAACTGCTGCCCGAGCTATAGCTCTCCCCCGGAGAGGTTTGTTTAAAAGCAAAGCAATAAAAAAACCTCCAATAACATTGATTGGCCCAACTAAGGCTAAA
Protein-coding sequences here:
- a CDS encoding carbohydrate ABC transporter permease — protein: MQEKLKRSTPIPMKVILYLVMIVLILIALAPTLWMVSTSLKPKWEVFESQVRWIPNTLTLDNYKRAFELLPLFNWLNNSAVTAVFTLVLTLFCDILIAYAFAKMEFKGKNFLFALVLITIMVPIYSTAVPMYKLTRWMNLIDTKTGIILPQAAEAIGVFLLTQFFRSIPRELNEAAKIDGASQWTTIWKVVVPLSIPAITVLVILTLANSWNNFFWPLVIAQSNSSITLPVGLSSVMSGVSEGAEAREYGLIMATSIIASLPTIIAFLFLQRKFIEGISMTGIKG
- a CDS encoding MBL fold metallo-hydrolase, with the protein product MQHPFFTMTILYDNQTTRDDLLSSHGFSCLVENHEGRRVLFDTGESGPLLLQNMKQLNIDPSTIEKVILSHEHYDHVGGAKTMVSFRNDLEILILPSFTTAFRENFPAPRLLLKEVTKGMEILPGLFSTGEIKGIIPEQGLAARGREKALFIGGCCHPGLEKMISTAIDVTGQTIGAALGGFHLCHSDDDEIQSIFQNLKKMGVEKIAPCHCTGFAGIDLAHEIYGTNCIHAGVGTIVEWF
- a CDS encoding HpcH/HpaI aldolase family protein, with translation MDIKNLRKNLQQGKIVVGSEVNEVRSPAIAEIYAAAGLDFIVVDMEHTSFTISEASQIYRMARNCGIAPIVRIPAIDYEVICRNLDQGARGIVVPRITSAEEVLQVIEMMKYPPKGKRGLYPGGTATGYCPTSPADFIQDQNDTTLLIVQIENQQAVQNLDSILSIPEIDVILIGPADLSLSIGHPCEFIHEDVLLLIRKVIQRCRDFKIPSGVAYANPSLARSWISEGVQFFWVNSDINMLLTGSKAVVTEMRKNCNQ
- a CDS encoding Fur family transcriptional regulator, which gives rise to MRKCWWRGKFEGAGLRLTSPRLAIIDILSKTTKHPSAEDIYLTLRQKYNNDNIGLTTVYRTLEILVNMGIVYKFDFGDGRTRYELSEGPDGFHHHHHLVCTECGRIIDYTDFIDEEKELLDRTEKGLAEKYHFQIHKHLIQFYGLCENCQLNKS
- a CDS encoding alpha-ketoacid dehydrogenase subunit beta: MREITFSQALNEALREEMIRDEKVFLMGEDIGLHGGAFGVTKNLVKEFGSERVRNSPLSEAGIAGIAVGAALLDMKPVVEFMFIDFTTIAMDQIINQAAKIRYMTGGQAKVPAVFRTQGGGGTGSAAQHSQSLENLFCYIPGLMVVMPSTPYNAKGLLKSSIRNPNPVVFIEHKLLYSKKGDVPEEEYLLPLGKANLMKKGRDITFISYSRMVHVALDAADQLAQEGIDVEVIDLQTLSPIDKETIFQSVQKTGKCLTIEEDCKSSGFGAEVAASIGEECFDYLDAPVRRIAAADVPVPFAASLESEALPDVDRIIRTTKMMNS
- a CDS encoding thiamine pyrophosphate-dependent dehydrogenase E1 component subunit alpha, encoding MLRIRLFESKVLDLFLKNYIRGPVHLYLGEEAIAVGVCSALQKDDYITSTHRGHGHCIAKGGDVKKMMAELLGKSTGYCKGKGGSMHITDMSLGILGANGIVGAGTPIAVGAGYALHLQKSNQIVACFFGDAATNQGSVHEAMNMASIWKLPVLFICENNLYGISTCIRDVCRLDDIAKRAEGYGFSGITIDGNDFFQVYETTKTAVEKIRQNGGPILIEAKTYRHEGHDIGDPEVYRSSKEVEQWKQKDPLLRMERDLLDRNILTQDIIDQMRSQIRKEIDQAVQFAFDSPEPPKEELLTDIFVKEGEL
- a CDS encoding ATP-binding protein encodes the protein MKQIAILSGKGGTGKTSVTASLASLAKKRAVLVDADVDAPNLALVADPEQFFHQSFVSSKKALVHPDRCQQCLACLGPCQFDAISLSLDYPYVDPIKCEGCGLCAYLCLVEAITMEPHTSGYLSASITRWKNNLYHGRLLPGGENSGKMVTAIREKAEQYAKEKGVEFILIDGAPGIGCPVIASITGCDLALLVTEPTLSGIHDLGRIWALAKHFQIEAWVVVNKSDLSLENTNKIKKFCQDNNLPLVAEIPFSDDVVKSMTIGLSTYEYNPNSIFSQQILNIWNQLVNFFQTVNSRTE
- a CDS encoding DUF5320 domain-containing protein, with translation MPRGDGTGPMGMGPMTGRAAGYCAGYDVPGYMNPAFGRFGFGRGWFGRGGGRGWRNWYYATGLPGWSRAQYYNPPFAPAWGNVPPPTNPQEEAEVLKEQAEFLKQQLEEIDKRIGELQKSQPKENS
- a CDS encoding radical SAM protein; the protein is MIVFGPVPSRRLGRSLGINNIPFKHCPYNCVYCQLGETRYQHLKAADYYSPNQIFQSVQEKLQRLLEKNEKIDYLTFVADGEPTLDKNLGETIDLLRDLKIKIAVITNGTLLRNERIRNSLSNCDLVSLKIDSGSPAVWKQVNQPVDELNWEEFIFGLKAFAKNFTGQIITESMLVKGLNDSEENIELIAQFIGELRVTTAFISAPIRPPVKNWVTLPEEKVFLNAYQIYTRNDKIPKVELLINYEGNDFTIGEKVEEDFLAIISVHPMREDAVRDFLRKAHLNWEFIDDLLANEKIKRLSYQSYQYFMRKNVNREE
- a CDS encoding DUF5320 domain-containing protein, giving the protein MPGLDGTGPLGLGPMTGWGRGYCVTSLGPHLNQFWLRGSPRYFGGRFLGRFGRGRGRGWRHLYYATGIPGWARAQYGYPLIGPMGYYYSPRGYYC
- a CDS encoding NifB/NifX family molybdenum-iron cluster-binding protein; protein product: MKIVITSQGKTLKDDLDPRFGRCQYFLIVDDETNEVEAIPNPQISAGGGAGIQTAQFMVDRGVKAILTGNMGPNASKVLNEAGIKVYINNSGTGESALNDFKNGKLTPTTQANVSSHFGLK
- a CDS encoding P-loop NTPase; amino-acid sequence: MKIAVASGKGGTGKTLIATSLAQTISRSKSVIFLDADVEAPNAHFFLKPDFFENQTVTSFTPLVIEDRCDGCGKCVEFCAYNALALVNKKILFFPELCHSCQGCRVVCPQAAIEKDQTIKGTIEKGKTSDGIDFRRGILNIGEPRSPVIINVLKKNLPQESNQVIIIDCPPGTGCALVAAVEDTDYCLLVTEPTPFGFSDLKMAVAVIEELHIPFGVIINKHGLDGNKTEVFCREKGIEILGRIPFEKSIGEKYAQGMTLIDGENNYAQELLAIFKRIETKN
- a CDS encoding NifB/NifX family molybdenum-iron cluster-binding protein, with amino-acid sequence MIRIAISTDGNQVSPHFGRCATYTIIDLEDGKVIAQEVIENPGHEPGFLPQYLRKGGVNAIVAGGMGPRAQNLFQEVGIDVYLGAEGPIDEVIKKLQKGTLIAGESTCTHEQDSGNGDCDHHHD